The Streptomyces sp. A2-16 sequence TCTTGCCGGAGAGCGTGTCGAGGCCCGCCCGCTCGATGTCGGCGAGCAGCTCCTTCAACTCGCGCGTCCGCCCCAGGAATTGGCCCTCGCCGGACAGCTGTGTGCCGCCTGCGTCCACCACCTGATCCGTCACGGGCCACACTCCCGTCCCACCGCACGCGCAAAGCCCGCCGGTGACCCCGGATCGGGCTTTTCAGAGCCTAGTTCACGCTGTGCAACGTTCCTGGCAGAGCGCGGCGGTGGGGCCGCGAGAGTCCCTCAATCGGATCAACGGATCATAGGATTCCGGGGTTCGGCAGTACCGGTGGCGGACCGACTACGACAAGGGCGCGATCCGAGGAACCGTCACGCCTCGAACGGCCGCGCAGGCCACTGAGCCTCGGCCGGCCGCAACGCGTCCAGCCCGCCGGAGTCCCGCGCGGCGACCAGCGACAACACGCCCACGACGAGGCAGTTGTTGTGCAGCTCCCCGGCGAGAACGCCCCGCACCAGCTCGGCCACCGGCACGCGCGCGTACTCCAGGCCGATCTCCTCGTGCTCGACCTCGAAGCGCTCGCCGTCGGCCTCGGACAGTCCACGTGCGAGGAAGATCCGGATCGCCTCGTCGCAGCCCCCCGGCGATGTGTAGACGTCCGTCAGCACCCGCCAGTCCTCCGCCTTGACGTGCGCCTCCTCGTACAGCTCCCGCTGGGCCGCGTGCAGCGGGTTCTCGCCCGGCACG is a genomic window containing:
- a CDS encoding NUDIX hydrolase — protein: MTIEDTPEEWEIRGTKTPFVGNKTSVRTDEVVMPDGSVVGRDYQVHPGSVAVLALDDEDRVLLIRQYRHPVRQKLWEIPAGLLDVPGENPLHAAQRELYEEAHVKAEDWRVLTDVYTSPGGCDEAIRIFLARGLSEADGERFEVEHEEIGLEYARVPVAELVRGVLAGELHNNCLVVGVLSLVAARDSGGLDALRPAEAQWPARPFEA